Proteins encoded together in one Jaculus jaculus isolate mJacJac1 chromosome 7, mJacJac1.mat.Y.cur, whole genome shotgun sequence window:
- the LOC123462222 gene encoding nuclear ubiquitous casein and cyclin-dependent kinase substrate 1-like: protein MSRPVRNRKVVDYSQFQESDDADEDYGRDSGSPTKKIRSSPREAKHKRRSGKNSQEDSEDSEEKDVKTKKDDSHSAEDSEDEKDDHKNVRQQWQAASKAASKQREMLLEDVGSEEEPEGEDEAPFQEKDSGSDEDFLMEDDDDSDYGSSKKKNKKMVKKSKPERKEKKMPKPRLKATVISSPVKGKGKVGCPIASKVSKEKTPSPKEEEDEPESHPEKKASASPPPEKSGDEGSEDEAQSGED from the coding sequence CTGATGATGCAGACGAAGATTATGGAAGAGATTCGGGCTCTCCCACTAAGAAAATTCGATCATCTCCTCGAGAAGCTAAACATAAGAGGCGATCTGGAAAGAATTCACAAGAAGATAGTGAAGACTCAGAAGAAAAAGATGTGAAGACTAAGAAGGATGATTCTCACTCAGCAGAAGACAGTGAAGATGAAAAAGATGATCACAAAAATGTGCGCCAGCAATGGCAGGCAGCATCTAAAGCAGCatctaaacagagagagatgctCTTGGAGGATGTGGGCAGTGAGGAAGAGCCAGAGGGAGAAGACGAGGCACCATTCCAGGAAAAAGATTCTGGCAGCGATGAGGATTTCCTAATGGAAGATGATGATGACAGTGACTATGGaagttcaaaaaagaaaaacaaaaagatggttaAGAAGTCCAAacctgagagaaaagaaaagaagatgccaAAACCCAGACTAAAGGCTACAGTGATATCAAGTCCAGTAAAAGGCAAAGGAAAGGTGGGCTGCCCCATAGCTTCAAAGGTGTCAAAGGAAAAAACACCTTCtcccaaagaagaagaagatgagccAGAGAGCCATCCAGAAAAGAAGGCGTCTGCAAGTCCTCCACCTGAGAAGTCTGGAGATGAAGGGTCTGAAGATGAAGCCCAGTCTGGGGAAGATTAA